From Domibacillus sp. DTU_2020_1001157_1_SI_ALB_TIR_016, a single genomic window includes:
- the gpr gene encoding GPR endopeptidase has product MEKWSPRTDLALESALIAEQQTGSKVPGIEMKEEEKEGTKVTTVEITKEAEQITGRKAGHYVTVESADLRHSDSARHAAISRVVAEEIRLFIKGAGIKQDASCLIAGLGNELVTPDSLGPRVTDRLIVTNHLFKLHPEHVQPGYRPVSAISPGVMGMTGIETGDILLGLIEREKPDFLIVIDALAARSIERLNATIQMTDTGIQPGAGIGNRRKEISRETAGIPVIAIGIPTVIDAATVTRDAVEMVMENLQEKSGRGDEEWKRSFLGNIGLLDENEKHQLIHEVLTPAGLNMIVTPKEADMFIQGAAAVVSSALNESLHDRPPEETRSFFAG; this is encoded by the coding sequence ATGGAAAAATGGTCTCCACGCACAGATTTAGCCTTGGAATCTGCTTTAATTGCCGAGCAGCAAACAGGAAGTAAAGTCCCTGGAATTGAAATGAAGGAAGAAGAAAAAGAAGGCACGAAGGTAACAACGGTCGAAATTACAAAGGAAGCTGAGCAGATAACCGGAAGAAAAGCTGGTCATTATGTTACCGTTGAATCGGCGGACTTGCGCCACTCCGATTCTGCCCGCCACGCTGCCATCAGCCGGGTTGTAGCAGAAGAAATTCGTTTATTTATAAAGGGAGCGGGTATTAAGCAAGACGCCTCTTGTTTGATTGCCGGTCTTGGAAATGAACTCGTTACGCCCGATTCTCTTGGGCCGCGTGTAACGGACCGTCTTATCGTGACCAATCATTTATTCAAGCTGCACCCTGAACACGTTCAGCCCGGCTATCGCCCGGTCAGCGCCATTTCTCCCGGTGTTATGGGAATGACGGGAATTGAAACAGGAGATATTCTGCTTGGTTTAATTGAGCGGGAGAAGCCGGATTTTTTAATTGTCATTGACGCGCTTGCTGCTCGTTCGATTGAAAGACTGAATGCAACGATTCAAATGACGGATACGGGTATTCAGCCGGGAGCCGGGATCGGGAACCGCCGAAAAGAAATCAGTCGTGAAACAGCAGGTATCCCGGTGATCGCCATTGGCATTCCGACTGTGATTGACGCTGCTACCGTCACGCGTGACGCAGTAGAAATGGTCATGGAAAATCTGCAGGAAAAAAGCGGACGCGGAGATGAAGAATGGAAGCGGTCGTTTTTAGGAAATATCGGTCTGCTGGATGAAAACGAAAAACATCAATTAATTCATGAAGTGCTGACCCCGGCAGGTTTAAATATGATTGTAACACCAAAAGAAGCGGACATGTTTATTCAAGGAGCGGCAGCGGTCGTTTCCAGTGCATTAAATGAATCTCTTCATGACCGTCCACCGGAAGAAACACGATCTTTTTTTGCAGGCTGA
- a CDS encoding deoxycytidylate deaminase — protein sequence MERKSWDDYFLNIAEVVATRSTCNRLHVGCVIVKDKHIVSTGYNGSIHGHEHCQDAGCLLSDQGRCIRCLHAELNAVLHAERDKLKGASAYVTHEPCENCAKTLAQAGVGRIIYRNAYPNKWNSHFLKDIEVIHVPAE from the coding sequence ATGGAACGAAAAAGCTGGGATGATTATTTTTTAAATATTGCGGAGGTGGTGGCTACTCGTTCAACCTGCAATCGGCTTCATGTTGGCTGTGTGATTGTAAAAGACAAGCATATTGTGTCTACAGGCTATAACGGTTCTATTCATGGGCATGAACATTGCCAGGACGCAGGCTGCTTATTATCGGATCAAGGCCGTTGTATCCGGTGCCTGCATGCAGAATTAAATGCAGTGCTTCATGCAGAGCGTGATAAGTTAAAAGGGGCATCTGCTTACGTTACCCACGAGCCATGTGAAAACTGTGCAAAAACGCTTGCCCAGGCCGGTGTAGGGCGGATTATCTATCGTAATGCCTATCCAAACAAATGGAACAGCCACTTTTTAAAAGATATTGAGGTCATCCACGTTCCCGCTGAATAA
- the rsfS gene encoding ribosome silencing factor: MTEQQQLLQVVTKAADDKRAENITALNMEGISPVADYFVICHGNSDKQVQAIAREVKEKAEELGFDIRRMEGFDEARWVLIDIGDVVVHVFHREERVYYNLERLWGDAPHVDVLMS, translated from the coding sequence TTGACAGAGCAACAGCAATTACTGCAAGTAGTAACAAAAGCAGCAGATGATAAGCGGGCAGAAAATATTACAGCCCTTAATATGGAAGGTATTTCACCGGTCGCTGATTACTTCGTGATCTGCCATGGTAATTCAGATAAACAAGTACAGGCAATTGCCCGTGAAGTAAAAGAGAAAGCAGAAGAACTTGGCTTTGATATTCGCCGGATGGAAGGATTTGACGAAGCACGCTGGGTATTGATTGATATCGGCGATGTAGTCGTTCACGTTTTTCATCGTGAGGAGCGGGTTTACTACAACCTTGAACGCCTATGGGGCGACGCGCCGCACGTTGATGTGCTAATGTCATGA
- the spoIIP gene encoding stage II sporulation protein P, translating to MATILLHKKKHIPYWLVPVYACLVVMPFWMAGFLTVMPFSYHFTSQSMSRAAAEIPAASFYQLLRLENHAFQSNEKVGQGTIGWVDAAFQSAAGISLRDPRTFLGKELPGFSIYDSQILIAGEGTDYTNLPVESKKPDDLPVPKESEPDEPKENTPPAGEEKVLLYFTHTSESFTPKNGQAPMNITEVGTMIGKSLEEEGIGVSVNKTDIGALLKKKGKKYSASYEESRTVVAAVQKEEPSLSYLIDIHRDSQGKSITTARVNGQDMAKTVFVVGGEHPGYEENARFASSLHKLFEQYYPGLSRGVIVKSGSQTNGKFNQDLSNRAILIEMGGVDNTREELERSAAAVADILARFIKAEQNE from the coding sequence ATGGCGACAATCCTTTTGCACAAAAAAAAGCATATACCATACTGGCTTGTTCCCGTATACGCCTGCCTAGTGGTCATGCCGTTTTGGATGGCGGGGTTTTTAACGGTCATGCCGTTTTCGTACCATTTTACCTCCCAATCTATGAGCCGGGCGGCAGCAGAAATTCCGGCCGCTTCTTTTTATCAGCTTCTGCGTTTAGAAAATCATGCTTTCCAGTCAAATGAAAAAGTGGGACAAGGTACAATCGGGTGGGTGGACGCTGCTTTTCAATCGGCTGCCGGAATTAGTTTGCGCGATCCGCGGACCTTTCTGGGAAAAGAACTTCCGGGCTTTTCTATTTATGACAGCCAAATTTTAATTGCCGGGGAAGGAACGGATTATACGAATTTACCGGTTGAATCCAAAAAGCCGGATGATCTTCCAGTGCCGAAAGAATCAGAACCGGATGAGCCAAAAGAAAATACGCCTCCAGCCGGGGAAGAAAAAGTGCTTCTTTACTTTACGCATACGTCCGAATCATTCACTCCTAAAAATGGACAAGCCCCAATGAACATTACAGAAGTGGGAACAATGATTGGAAAAAGTTTGGAGGAAGAGGGAATCGGGGTATCTGTTAACAAAACGGATATAGGGGCACTGTTAAAGAAAAAAGGGAAAAAATACAGTGCTTCCTATGAAGAATCACGGACTGTCGTTGCGGCTGTTCAAAAAGAAGAGCCGTCGTTGTCTTATTTAATTGATATTCATCGCGATTCACAGGGCAAATCGATTACAACAGCCCGCGTAAACGGGCAGGATATGGCAAAAACCGTATTTGTCGTTGGCGGAGAGCATCCAGGGTATGAAGAAAATGCCCGTTTTGCTTCATCACTTCATAAACTTTTCGAACAGTATTACCCCGGTCTTTCGCGCGGTGTAATCGTAAAGTCGGGCAGCCAGACAAATGGGAAATTCAACCAGGATCTTTCAAACCGGGCGATTTTGATCGAAATGGGAGGTGTTGATAACACTCGTGAAGAATTGGAAAGAAGTGCGGCTGCCGTCGCTGATATTTTGGCTCGTTTTATTAAAGCGGAACAAAATGAATAG
- the rpsT gene encoding 30S ribosomal protein S20: MPNIKSAIKRTKTAQIRSARNTQAKSAMRSAVKKFETAAANNDENAKELLVQAVSKLDKAAAKGLIHKNAANRQKSRLMKKLAN; encoded by the coding sequence ATGCCAAATATTAAATCTGCCATCAAACGCACAAAAACTGCTCAAATTCGTTCAGCACGCAACACGCAAGCGAAATCAGCTATGCGCAGCGCGGTGAAAAAGTTCGAAACAGCAGCTGCTAATAATGACGAAAACGCAAAAGAATTGCTTGTACAAGCAGTTAGCAAACTAGATAAAGCTGCAGCAAAAGGCCTTATCCACAAAAACGCTGCGAACCGTCAAAAAAGCCGTCTTATGAAAAAGTTGGCTAACTAA
- a CDS encoding helix-hairpin-helix domain-containing protein: MNKQEMLKKYKVPAAAGAVLAAVWLYGLTKEEPQALPPEPALLEAPKSEPASEEAEPAQNQPSEVAIDVKGAVSMPGIYVLSNDQRVNDAINKAGGLTEKADAAAINLAQKVQDEMVIYVPAEGEEMPDVEQATASSSTAAGSDEAAESAVININTADSALLQELPGVGESKAQAIIDFRETEGAFTAVEDLKNVAGIGDKIFEKLAPLVTIQ, from the coding sequence ATGAACAAACAAGAAATGCTTAAAAAATACAAAGTTCCAGCAGCTGCAGGAGCTGTTTTAGCTGCCGTCTGGCTGTACGGTTTAACAAAAGAAGAACCGCAAGCTTTGCCGCCGGAGCCTGCGCTTTTAGAAGCACCTAAAAGTGAACCGGCTTCCGAGGAAGCAGAACCGGCGCAAAATCAGCCTAGTGAAGTAGCCATTGATGTGAAAGGAGCCGTTTCAATGCCGGGCATTTACGTGCTGTCAAATGATCAGCGGGTGAATGATGCAATCAATAAAGCGGGCGGACTTACCGAAAAAGCAGATGCGGCTGCCATTAATTTAGCACAAAAAGTACAGGATGAAATGGTTATCTATGTACCGGCAGAGGGAGAAGAAATGCCAGACGTAGAGCAAGCAACTGCATCATCTTCAACTGCAGCTGGCAGTGATGAGGCTGCCGAATCTGCTGTAATCAATATCAATACAGCAGACTCGGCATTATTGCAGGAGCTTCCGGGTGTTGGTGAGTCGAAAGCCCAGGCAATTATTGATTTCAGAGAAACGGAAGGAGCTTTTACAGCAGTAGAGGATTTGAAAAACGTGGCAGGAATTGGTGATAAAATATTTGAAAAGCTGGCTCCTCTCGTGACTATTCAATAA
- a CDS encoding DNA internalization-related competence protein ComEC/Rec2 — MPLLQMSMAALAAILFAVQAPWQAALLVAVIGGLLCWNVDRRTRFWMIGTFMLFLSVVPIQEARSQSAFTGKETEWIVSFTDDIQIEGDRLRAGVEETQFHERLSLVYRMNSKEEKELLQEGLTPGLTCRIQGKASFPNEVRNPGEFDYRSYLAASGTFFVLTPEHISLDQCVLNQSLRYVPAAWRMAAIKRIQERFPTPLAHTAAALLVGDRSSGPEETEEDYERLGIVHILSISGLHVTLLTGLLFYLLLRAGVTRERARLLLLAALPLYALLAGGSPPVVRSCLMTGAILLAAFNSRKLSAAGALGASFLIMTFWNPFLIFQAGFQLSFLVTFALVLSTGVILKKAQHAVELSLFVSVLSQLAALPVLLFHFAELSVISPLANLLFVPFYSFFMMPAVLLLFCLSFLIPISFFASFVNECLIKMDQLAALLANLPFAVLVTGQPGMEAAALLTVTSLASLLLWELRKNMKLSLAICSFALAVFVLAGRFSPEGKITFLDVGQGDSILIQLPRNEGNYLIDTGGQVPFEQEAWKERNGGFSVGKDTVVPFLKREGITKLDKLIITHADFDHAGAAAEVIQSISAKEIIISPGSGGEPVIADMIKTGLKIREGGEGESWSTKSAVFQFLAPDDRDYEGNNDSLVLFARIGGKTWLFTGDLEKEGEAELIEKYSFHADWLKVGHHGSKTSSSPSFIQALQPQFAVVSAGLRNRYGHPHKEVTDALEKAGVRIYRTDKHGAITYTFKGENGKIETVLPSPYKTPSY, encoded by the coding sequence ATGCCGCTTCTTCAAATGAGCATGGCAGCCCTTGCAGCCATTTTATTCGCAGTGCAGGCGCCATGGCAGGCTGCTTTGCTGGTTGCTGTGATAGGAGGATTATTATGTTGGAATGTGGACAGGCGTACACGCTTTTGGATGATCGGGACATTTATGCTGTTTTTGAGCGTGGTGCCAATTCAGGAAGCGCGCAGCCAGTCTGCTTTTACGGGAAAAGAAACAGAATGGATCGTTTCGTTTACAGATGATATCCAAATCGAAGGGGACAGGTTAAGAGCAGGTGTAGAAGAAACACAATTTCATGAAAGACTCAGCTTGGTATACCGAATGAACTCGAAAGAAGAAAAAGAGCTTTTACAAGAGGGGCTCACTCCAGGATTAACCTGCCGGATTCAAGGGAAAGCGTCTTTTCCAAACGAAGTCAGAAATCCAGGTGAATTCGATTACCGGTCCTATTTAGCCGCGAGCGGAACCTTCTTTGTTCTAACACCTGAACATATTTCTCTCGATCAGTGTGTGTTAAACCAGTCACTTCGCTATGTACCTGCTGCTTGGCGGATGGCCGCCATTAAGCGTATTCAAGAACGTTTTCCAACACCCCTTGCCCATACAGCGGCTGCGCTTCTGGTTGGCGATCGGTCATCCGGTCCCGAAGAAACAGAAGAAGACTACGAGCGGCTTGGCATCGTACATATTCTGTCGATCTCAGGATTGCATGTAACGCTCTTGACAGGACTTCTTTTTTATCTGCTGCTCCGTGCAGGAGTGACACGTGAGCGGGCACGTCTGCTTTTATTAGCAGCGCTGCCTCTTTATGCCTTGTTGGCGGGAGGGTCTCCGCCGGTTGTTCGCTCCTGTTTAATGACAGGTGCAATTTTACTTGCTGCTTTTAACAGCAGAAAATTATCAGCTGCTGGAGCACTTGGAGCTTCTTTTTTAATCATGACTTTTTGGAACCCATTTTTGATCTTTCAAGCTGGTTTTCAGCTTTCCTTCCTCGTTACGTTCGCCCTCGTTTTATCAACCGGCGTAATTTTAAAAAAAGCGCAGCATGCAGTCGAGCTTTCTTTATTTGTTTCGGTTTTATCTCAGCTTGCCGCCCTGCCGGTATTGCTTTTCCATTTCGCAGAACTCTCCGTTATTTCACCGCTGGCCAACCTTCTTTTTGTCCCATTTTATTCATTTTTTATGATGCCGGCAGTTCTTCTTTTGTTTTGCTTGTCTTTTTTGATACCTATTTCTTTTTTCGCTTCATTTGTCAATGAATGTTTGATCAAAATGGATCAATTGGCTGCGCTGCTGGCGAATCTGCCATTTGCGGTTCTTGTAACAGGACAGCCAGGCATGGAAGCAGCTGCTCTTTTGACTGTCACTTCTCTCGCTTCTCTTTTATTGTGGGAATTGAGAAAAAACATGAAACTAAGCCTCGCGATATGCAGTTTTGCTCTGGCTGTTTTTGTCCTGGCCGGCCGCTTCTCCCCAGAAGGGAAAATCACCTTTCTAGATGTTGGGCAGGGAGACAGCATTTTGATTCAATTGCCCCGCAATGAAGGAAACTATTTAATTGATACAGGCGGGCAGGTGCCGTTTGAGCAGGAAGCCTGGAAGGAACGGAATGGCGGGTTTTCAGTAGGGAAAGATACAGTCGTTCCTTTTTTAAAAAGAGAAGGGATCACCAAGCTGGATAAGTTGATTATCACCCACGCAGATTTTGATCACGCCGGTGCAGCCGCAGAAGTGATCCAATCTATTTCGGCAAAAGAAATCATTATTTCACCAGGATCAGGAGGAGAACCGGTCATAGCCGACATGATCAAAACCGGCCTGAAGATACGGGAAGGCGGAGAAGGGGAAAGCTGGAGCACAAAAAGCGCAGTTTTTCAGTTTTTAGCGCCGGATGACCGGGATTATGAAGGAAACAATGACTCGCTTGTGCTTTTTGCCAGAATCGGCGGGAAAACATGGCTGTTCACAGGTGATCTTGAAAAAGAGGGAGAAGCCGAATTGATCGAGAAGTACAGCTTCCATGCAGACTGGTTAAAAGTAGGCCATCATGGCAGCAAAACCTCTTCCTCGCCATCGTTTATTCAAGCCCTTCAGCCACAGTTTGCCGTGGTATCTGCCGGACTTAGGAATCGTTATGGGCATCCGCATAAAGAAGTGACCGATGCGCTGGAAAAAGCAGGAGTCCGCATATACCGTACAGACAAACATGGTGCCATTACGTATACATTTAAAGGAGAGAATGGGAAAATCGAAACTGTACTTCCATCTCCATATAAAACCCCGTCCTATTAA
- a CDS encoding YqzM family protein: MNDFEKNVQSKRNDAVDSAVGFIVSFGFFATMFILATVIQLVG, translated from the coding sequence GTGAACGATTTCGAAAAAAATGTTCAATCTAAGCGTAATGATGCTGTAGACTCCGCTGTAGGTTTTATCGTTTCATTCGGTTTCTTTGCTACCATGTTCATTCTTGCCACGGTGATTCAACTGGTCGGTTGA
- a CDS encoding class I SAM-dependent methyltransferase: MSYNRFASVYDALMQDAPYDEWEAYLQREVKGGSLLDIGCGTGELAVRFARAGFQVTGIDLSDDMLAIAREKAEANGMNIPLFQQDMRELDGIGQFDTAVIFCDSLNYLQSEEDVKQTFQSVFSHLKEDGLFLFDVHSSFKMNHVFVEQTFADAAEDISFIWNAFPGEHPHSVEHELTFFIQTENGEYERFDELHYQRTFEPKVYDQWLKEAGFYVEAITADFTNDAPAPESERIFFKARKSS; the protein is encoded by the coding sequence ATGAGTTATAACCGGTTTGCTTCGGTGTACGATGCGCTTATGCAGGATGCGCCGTACGATGAATGGGAAGCATATTTGCAAAGAGAAGTAAAAGGGGGATCCCTGCTTGATATCGGCTGCGGGACAGGAGAACTGGCCGTTCGTTTTGCCCGAGCCGGATTTCAAGTAACAGGGATTGACCTTTCCGATGATATGCTTGCCATTGCCCGTGAAAAAGCGGAAGCAAATGGAATGAACATCCCGCTTTTTCAGCAGGATATGCGTGAGCTTGATGGGATCGGTCAATTTGACACGGCTGTTATTTTTTGTGACTCGCTTAACTATTTACAGTCAGAAGAAGATGTGAAGCAAACGTTTCAATCTGTGTTCAGCCACTTAAAAGAAGACGGTTTGTTTCTATTCGATGTTCATTCCTCTTTTAAAATGAATCATGTTTTTGTAGAGCAGACGTTTGCGGATGCCGCCGAAGATATTTCATTTATATGGAATGCATTTCCGGGAGAACATCCGCACAGTGTCGAACATGAATTAACATTCTTCATTCAAACAGAGAACGGCGAATATGAACGATTTGATGAATTGCATTATCAACGCACTTTTGAGCCCAAAGTATATGACCAGTGGCTTAAAGAAGCGGGCTTCTATGTTGAAGCGATCACGGCCGATTTCACAAATGATGCCCCAGCACCAGAATCAGAACGGATCTTTTTCAAAGCAAGAAAGAGCAGCTGA
- the comER gene encoding late competence protein ComER, whose protein sequence is MNIGIIGTGSIGTVLTEALMFAAAAEPENIVLHNRTREKALHLKALFPGIHVCQTTKELVKKTQLIFVCVRQPDLKPLLESIAPFLTQEHCVLATASAVSTKQMESIISCSCGKVIPSVTNTVASGGILYSFGDSCENDWQQKVTGLLNQIASVALETDDNIIRAASDLTGCGPAFFSKMAVMYADEAVTYGLTKSQAETLAFHMMIGLGELLKQKDWTLEMLTERTAAKGGVTGRGLTVIESEAGELFASLCRMTQQKAAEDRKEASAAFGIID, encoded by the coding sequence ATGAACATTGGGATAATTGGTACAGGAAGCATTGGCACCGTTTTAACAGAAGCGCTCATGTTTGCTGCTGCTGCTGAGCCGGAAAATATTGTCCTGCACAATCGCACACGGGAAAAAGCCTTGCATTTAAAAGCCTTATTTCCCGGGATACATGTGTGCCAAACTACTAAAGAGCTTGTTAAAAAAACCCAGTTGATTTTTGTATGCGTCCGGCAGCCCGATTTAAAGCCTCTTCTTGAATCGATCGCGCCTTTTTTAACGCAGGAACACTGTGTGCTGGCTACGGCAAGCGCGGTGTCAACAAAACAAATGGAATCGATTATTTCCTGCTCCTGCGGAAAAGTAATCCCTTCTGTCACCAATACAGTGGCTTCTGGCGGTATTTTATACTCTTTTGGAGATTCCTGCGAAAACGACTGGCAGCAAAAAGTAACAGGACTGCTTAATCAAATTGCCAGCGTCGCACTCGAAACAGATGATAACATTATCCGGGCTGCCTCAGATTTAACTGGATGCGGGCCCGCTTTCTTTTCCAAAATGGCAGTCATGTATGCAGATGAAGCTGTCACATATGGATTAACAAAAAGCCAGGCAGAAACACTGGCGTTCCATATGATGATTGGCCTGGGAGAATTGCTGAAACAAAAGGATTGGACATTGGAGATGCTGACGGAACGAACCGCTGCAAAAGGTGGCGTAACAGGAAGAGGTCTTACGGTTATTGAATCAGAGGCAGGCGAATTGTTTGCATCGCTTTGCAGAATGACACAGCAAAAAGCTGCAGAAGACAGAAAAGAGGCATCTGCCGCATTTGGCATTATTGACTAA
- the holA gene encoding DNA polymerase III subunit delta — translation MDVLKELKSGRFRSVYLLYGPEQYFIEEARQLLLKGALNGEDTDLNVTSFDMTEVPVEAAIEEAETLPFLGDRKLVFVQNPIFFTAEKSKIEHDIKRLEQYLQDPAPFTILVFQGRFEKLDERKKITKLIKKQAGVLEAKRPAERELSGWIKGRAAEEGVVIEDAAIHQLLAIAGFNLSVLSMEIMKLALHAGQGNEITEENVTALTARTLESDIFRLVDRIVTGHLSEALRIYYDLIRLNEEPLKILAVIAGQFRLIYQVKELLKKGYGQQQIAGQLKVHPFRVKIAGGQARAFSEAQLATVIQMLAESDYEMKSSAMDKKMIMELFFFRLQTMMQTK, via the coding sequence ATGGATGTATTAAAAGAGTTAAAGAGCGGCCGGTTTCGTTCCGTTTATTTGTTGTACGGGCCGGAGCAGTATTTTATAGAAGAAGCACGACAGCTGCTTTTAAAAGGAGCACTGAATGGGGAAGATACGGACTTAAACGTCACTTCTTTTGATATGACAGAAGTGCCGGTAGAAGCGGCCATTGAAGAAGCGGAAACCCTGCCGTTTCTTGGAGACAGGAAGCTTGTGTTTGTTCAGAACCCGATTTTTTTCACAGCTGAAAAATCAAAAATAGAGCATGATATAAAAAGGCTTGAACAATATCTGCAGGACCCCGCTCCATTTACAATTCTTGTTTTTCAAGGAAGGTTTGAAAAGCTTGATGAACGAAAAAAAATAACAAAGCTCATTAAAAAGCAGGCAGGCGTTTTGGAGGCAAAACGTCCAGCTGAACGGGAGCTGTCCGGCTGGATTAAGGGTAGAGCCGCAGAAGAAGGAGTGGTGATAGAAGATGCAGCCATCCATCAGCTCCTCGCCATTGCCGGATTTAACTTATCTGTCCTGTCGATGGAGATTATGAAGCTTGCTCTTCATGCCGGGCAGGGAAACGAGATTACCGAAGAAAATGTAACAGCACTGACGGCGCGGACGCTCGAAAGTGATATTTTTCGACTGGTAGACCGCATCGTCACAGGGCATTTGTCTGAAGCACTGCGCATTTATTATGATTTAATCCGCCTGAATGAAGAGCCGTTAAAAATTCTTGCCGTTATAGCGGGACAGTTCCGGCTGATCTATCAAGTAAAAGAGCTGTTGAAAAAAGGATACGGTCAGCAGCAAATAGCCGGACAGCTGAAAGTGCATCCGTTTCGTGTAAAAATAGCGGGGGGACAGGCACGGGCTTTTTCGGAAGCACAGCTTGCCACAGTGATACAAATGCTTGCAGAAAGCGATTATGAGATGAAAAGTAGTGCTATGGATAAAAAAATGATTATGGAGTTATTTTTCTTCCGGCTGCAGACAATGATGCAGACAAAATAA
- the lepA gene encoding translation elongation factor 4 has protein sequence MNNNERLERQERIRNFSIIAHIDHGKSTLADRILEKTKALTAREMKSQLLDSMDLERERGITIKLNAVQLNYTAKDGQDYIFHLIDTPGHVDFTYEVSRSLAACEGAILVVDAAQGIEAQTLANVYLALDNDLEILPVINKIDLPAAEPERVRQEVEDVIGLDASEAVLASAKAGIGIEEILEQVVEKVPAPTGDPEAPLKALIFDSLYDAYRGVIAYIRVVDGTVKVGDKIKMMATGKEFEVTEIGVFTPKTTQRKELTVGDVGYLAAAIKNVGDTQVGDTITSAKNSATEPLAGYRKLNPMVYCGLYPIDSSKYNDLREALEKLELNDSALQYEPETSQALGFGFRCGFLGLLHMEIIQERIEREFKIDLITTAPSVIYQVTMTDGEEVRIDNPSDMPDPQKIAHVEEPYVKASIIVPNDYVGAVMELAQGKRGIFIDMQYLDTNRVSVVYEMPLSEIVYDFFDQLKSSTKGYASFDYELIGYKQSKLVKMDILLNTETVDALSFIVHRDFAYDRGKIIVEKLKELIPRQQFEVPIQAAIGNKIVARSTIKAMRKNVLAKCYGGDISRKRKLLEKQKEGKKRMKQVGSVEVPQEAFMAVLKMDDPQK, from the coding sequence ATGAACAACAACGAACGACTAGAACGGCAGGAGCGCATTCGAAATTTCTCGATCATTGCCCACATTGACCATGGGAAATCAACGCTTGCTGACCGTATTTTAGAAAAAACAAAAGCGTTAACAGCGCGTGAAATGAAAAGCCAGCTTCTTGATTCAATGGATCTTGAACGGGAACGCGGTATTACGATTAAACTAAATGCAGTACAGCTGAACTATACGGCTAAAGACGGACAGGACTATATCTTTCATTTGATTGATACGCCGGGACACGTCGATTTTACGTACGAAGTATCAAGAAGTCTTGCAGCCTGCGAAGGCGCCATCCTTGTGGTGGATGCGGCGCAGGGAATTGAAGCACAAACGCTCGCTAACGTTTATTTAGCCCTGGACAATGACCTTGAAATTTTGCCGGTTATTAATAAAATTGACCTTCCGGCTGCAGAACCAGAGCGTGTGCGCCAGGAAGTAGAAGATGTGATCGGTCTGGATGCCTCAGAAGCGGTTCTAGCGTCAGCGAAAGCCGGCATTGGTATCGAGGAAATTTTAGAACAGGTGGTTGAAAAAGTGCCGGCGCCAACCGGGGATCCGGAAGCACCGCTTAAAGCCCTTATTTTTGACTCTCTTTACGATGCATACCGCGGGGTTATTGCTTATATCCGGGTTGTAGATGGCACGGTGAAGGTCGGCGACAAAATTAAAATGATGGCGACCGGAAAAGAGTTTGAAGTAACTGAAATCGGTGTTTTTACCCCAAAAACGACACAGCGAAAAGAGCTGACGGTTGGAGATGTTGGCTACCTTGCTGCCGCTATTAAAAATGTCGGAGATACGCAGGTCGGGGATACAATCACATCGGCGAAAAACAGTGCGACAGAACCGCTTGCCGGCTATCGAAAACTGAATCCAATGGTGTATTGCGGTCTTTACCCGATCGATTCGTCAAAATACAATGACTTGCGTGAAGCGCTTGAAAAGCTTGAGTTGAATGACTCCGCTCTTCAATATGAGCCGGAAACATCCCAGGCACTCGGCTTTGGTTTCCGCTGCGGCTTCCTTGGCCTGCTTCATATGGAGATTATTCAGGAACGGATTGAACGCGAGTTTAAAATTGACTTGATTACAACAGCACCAAGCGTTATTTACCAGGTAACGATGACAGATGGTGAAGAGGTTCGGATCGATAATCCATCTGATATGCCGGATCCACAAAAAATTGCCCACGTTGAAGAACCGTATGTAAAAGCATCGATCATCGTACCGAATGACTATGTCGGAGCAGTGATGGAGCTTGCACAGGGCAAACGCGGCATTTTTATTGATATGCAGTATCTTGATACAAACCGCGTCAGCGTTGTTTATGAAATGCCGCTGTCTGAAATTGTGTATGACTTCTTTGACCAGCTGAAGTCGAGTACGAAAGGCTATGCCTCATTCGACTACGAACTCATTGGCTACAAACAATCCAAGCTGGTGAAAATGGATATTCTTCTCAACACAGAAACGGTCGATGCACTCAGCTTTATTGTTCACCGTGACTTTGCGTATGACCGCGGCAAGATTATCGTTGAAAAGCTGAAAGAACTCATTCCGCGCCAGCAGTTTGAGGTGCCTATACAGGCGGCGATCGGCAACAAAATTGTGGCCCGGTCCACCATCAAAGCGATGCGTAAAAACGTTCTGGCCAAGTGTTACGGCGGGGACATTTCCCGGAAACGAAAACTGCTTGAGAAGCAGAAGGAAGGGAAAAAGCGCATGAAGCAGGTTGGATCGGTTGAAGTCCCGCAGGAAGCGTTTATGGCTGTCTTAAAAATGGATGATCCACAAAAATAA